A single window of Melospiza georgiana isolate bMelGeo1 chromosome 6, bMelGeo1.pri, whole genome shotgun sequence DNA harbors:
- the SMIM38 gene encoding small integral membrane protein 38: MLHYIIRSPSVFFFTLPLYSSLNMESVLLMVLLVVIILIRFILWSCLSAYIDYKLSQRFPGTKKED, encoded by the coding sequence ATGCTGCATTATATAATTAGATCTCccagtgtattttttttcacattaccTCTTTATTCTAGCTTAAATATGGAATCAGTCCTTTTGATGGTTTTGCTGGTTGTAATTATATTAATACGATTCATTTTGTGGTCCTGTCTTAGTGCTTATATAGATTATAAACTGTCCCAAAGGTTTCCTGGCACAAAAAAAGAGGACTAA